A genomic stretch from Halorhodospira halophila SL1 includes:
- a CDS encoding ankyrin repeat domain-containing protein, with protein sequence MRWIQQQIADHPFRVLVLVLVVIALVRAIPDPEARDAHGRTPLVAAAYEGNLGMARMWLLLGGDIDVEEPCGTTALMRAIQHGHTEMANWLLDRGADPAAKDETGLSALHLAARKGERDLAERLVEGGADPELADAVHERDAIEEADDAGYERLAEYLRDTTDRDGRADP encoded by the coding sequence GTGAGGTGGATACAGCAGCAAATCGCAGATCATCCCTTTCGGGTGCTGGTCCTGGTGCTGGTGGTCATCGCGCTGGTTCGCGCGATCCCGGATCCGGAAGCCCGCGACGCGCATGGCCGCACTCCGCTTGTTGCCGCGGCGTACGAAGGGAACCTCGGTATGGCTCGAATGTGGTTGCTGCTCGGTGGGGACATCGATGTGGAAGAGCCATGCGGTACAACCGCACTGATGCGGGCAATTCAGCATGGGCATACGGAGATGGCCAATTGGTTGTTAGACCGCGGCGCGGATCCGGCTGCAAAGGACGAGACAGGACTCAGCGCGCTGCATCTGGCCGCCCGGAAGGGCGAGCGAGACCTTGCGGAGCGGTTGGTCGAGGGCGGGGCCGACCCCGAACTCGCGGATGCTGTTCACGAGCGGGATGCCATCGAAGAGGCTGACGATGCCGGCTACGAAAGGCTGGCCGAGTACCTGCGCGATACCACCGATCGGGATGGCCGCGCCGACCCCTGA
- a CDS encoding NifB/NifX family molybdenum-iron cluster-binding protein, translated as MTPHAGRTRRFLIYEAGSGGEPRLIDRLELPKDHTLHHWGNAPGHPIYAYDVVIAASMGPNFVARMERHGVEAVATSVTDPEEAVRRYFRGTLPTLPPEQQIHGHS; from the coding sequence GTGACTCCTCATGCAGGGCGTACGCGCCGGTTTTTGATCTACGAAGCTGGGTCCGGTGGCGAACCCCGATTGATCGATCGTCTGGAACTGCCTAAGGATCATACGCTGCACCACTGGGGGAATGCGCCGGGACATCCGATCTACGCATACGACGTCGTCATCGCTGCGAGCATGGGCCCTAATTTTGTGGCGCGGATGGAACGCCACGGTGTGGAAGCGGTCGCCACCAGCGTGACGGATCCGGAAGAGGCAGTGCGCCGATACTTCCGGGGTACGTTGCCCACGCTCCCGCCGGAGCAACAGATACATGGACACAGTTGA